From a single Meles meles chromosome 21, mMelMel3.1 paternal haplotype, whole genome shotgun sequence genomic region:
- the ELN gene encoding elastin isoform X2, with the protein MAGLRAATLRPGVLLLLLAIAHPSQPGGVPGAVPGGVPGGVFYPGAGLGGLGGALGAGVKPPKTGAGLLGAFGPGAGGLAGAGLGAGLGAFPAGTFPGALVPGGAAGAAAAYKAAKAGAGLGGVGGLGGVGGVGGVGGLGVSTGAVVPGAGAGVGVGAGAKPGKVPGVGLPGVYPGGVLPGTGARFPGVGVLPGVPTGTGVKAKAPGGGGAFAGIPGVGPFGGQQPGVPLGYPIKAPKLPGGYGLPYSTGKLPFGYGPGGVAGAAGKAGYPTGTGVGTQAAAAAAKAAKFGAGGAGVLPGVGGGGIPGGPGAIPGIGGIAGVGTPAAAAKAAAKAAKYGAAGGVVPGGPGFGQVGVPGVGVPGVGVPGVGVPGVGVPGVGVPGVGVPGVGVPGVGLPGVGVPGVGVPGVGVPGAVSPAAAAKAAAKAAKYGARAGVGVGGIPTFGVGAGGFPGIGVGVGGVPGAALTPAAQAAAAAQAAAAAKAAKYGAGGAGALGGLVPGIGDGVAGVPGTGGVPGAGTPAAAAAKAAAKAAQFGLGPGVGVGPGVGPGVGPGVGPGIGIGPGGVAGAGTPAAAKAAAKAAAKAQYRAAAGLPAGVPGFGVGAGVPGFGVGAGVPGFGVGAGVPGFGAGAVPGTLAAAKAAKYGAGGAGALGGAGVPGGVAGVGPAASAAAAKAAAKAAQYGLGGAGALGAGGLGVGGAIPGVGGFGGVSPAAAAKAAKYGAAGLGGVLGATRPFQVGGVAARPGFGLSPIYPGGGAGGLGIGGKPPKPYGGALGALGYQAGACLGKSCGRKRK; encoded by the exons GTGCTGGTCTCGGAGGTCTGGGAGGAG ctcTGGGGGCTGGAGTCAAACCGCCCAAGACTG gGGCTGGACTCCTGGGGGCGTTTGGGCCAG GTGCTGGTGGGCTTGCAGGCGCTGGCCTGGGGGCAG GGCTCGGGGCCTTTCCCGCAGGCACCTTCCCGGGGGCTCTGGTGCCCGGCGGAGCGGCGGGAGCTGCTGCGGCCTATAAGGCAGCCAAGGCTG GGGCTGGTCTGGGCGGTGTCGGCGGCCTTGGTGGTGTTGGTGGCGTGGGTGGTGTCGGCGGCTTAGGAGTGTCTACAG GTGCGGTGGTGCCTGGGGCTGGAGCCGGGGTCGGAGTCGGAGCCGGCGCGAAGCCCGGGAAAGTGCCTG GTGTGGGGCTGCCCGGCGTCTACCCAGGCGGAGTGCTCCCAGGCACAG GAGCTCGGTTCCCGGGTGTAGGGGTGCTCCCTGGGGTTCCCACTGGAACTGGAGTCAAGGCCAAGGCCCCAG GTGGAGGCGGAGCTTTTGCTGGAATCCCAG GAGTCGGACCCTTTGGAGGCCAGCAGCCTGGCGTCCCACTGGGGTACCCCATCAAGGCACCCAAGCTGCCAG GTGGCTATGGACTGCCCTACAGCACTGGGAAACTGCCCTTTG GCTACGGGCCTGGAGGTGTGGCTGGTGCTGCAGGCAAGGCTGGGTACCCGACGGGGACAG GAGTTGGCACCCAGGCTGCAGCGGCAGCAGCTAAAGCAGCAAAGTTCG GTGCCGGAGGAGCCGGGGTTCTCCCTGGTGTTGGAGGCGGCGGCATTCCCGGTGGGCCCGGTGCAATTCCTGGGATCGGAGGCATCGCAG GGGTGGGAACTCCAGCTGCTGCAGCCAAGGCCGCCGCGAAAGCAGCTAAGTACG GAGCTGCTGGAGGCGTGGTGCCTGGTGGGCCAGGCTTTGGCCAAGTAGGCGTCCCAGGAGTTGGAGTCCCAGGTGTTGGGGTCCCTGGTGTTGGAGTCCCTGGTGTTGGAGTCCCAGGTGTTGGAGTCCCAGGTGTTGGAGTCCCAGGTGTTGGAGTCCCAGGTGTTGGGCTCCCTGGTGTTGGAGTCCCAGGTGTTGGAGTCCCAGGTGTGGGTGTGCCAG GGGCTGTGTCACCAGCTGCAGCCGCCAAAGCAGCTGCCAAAGCAGCCAAATACG GGGCCAGAGCCGGAGTGGGAGTCGGAGGCATTCCCACTTTCGGGGTTGGTGCTGGGGGCTTTCCTGGTATAGGAGTTGGAGTCGGAGGGGTTCCTGGAGCCGCGCTTACCC cTGCAGCTCAAGCAGCAGCAGCTGCCCAGGCAGCCGCCGCGGCCAAGGCAGCCAAGTATG GTGCTGGAGGCGCTGGAGCCTTGGGAGGTCTGGTGCCGGGGATCGGAGACGGAGTGGCAGGTGTCCCAGGCACGGGAGGGGTGCCAG GAGCAGGGACCCCAGCCGCGGCAGCTGCCAAAGCTGCCGCCAAAGCCGCCCAGTTTG GGCTGGGCCCCGGGGTCGGCGTGGGTCCTGGTGTGGGTCCCGGCGTCGGTCCCGGCGTCGGTCCCGGCATTGGCATCGGCCCCGGCGGTGTTGCAG gagCAGGGACCCCCGCTGCAGCCAAAGCCGCTGCTAAGGCAGCCGCCAAAGCCCAGTACC GGGCTGCAGCCGGACTTCCTGCCGGTGTTCCTGGATTCGGAGTTGGTGCCGGCGTTCCCGGATTCGGAGTTGGTGCCGGTGTTCCTGGATTCGGAGTTGGTGCTGGTGTTCCTGGGTTTGGAGCTGGTGCAG tCCCTGGGACCCTGGCTGCAGCTAAAGCAGCCAAATATG GAGCTGGAGGGGCCGGGGCTCTCGGAGGAGCAGGTGTCCCAGGCGGTGTGGCAG GAGTCGGACCTGCAGCCTCAGCCGCTGCTGCCAAAGCTGCCGCCAAAGCCGCCCAGTATG GCCTCGGGGGAGCTGGAGCCCTGGGAGCCGGGGGGCTCGGAGTCGGAGGAGCCATCCCAGGGGTCGGGGGCTTTGGAG GTGTGTCCCCAGCCGCAGCTGCTAAAGcagccaaatatg GTGCCGCTGGCCTTGGAGGTGTCCTGGGAGCCACCAGGCCATTCCAAGTTGGAG GAGTCGCAGCAAGACCCGGCTTCGGACTGTCCCCTATTTACCCAG GTGGCGGAGCTGGGGGCCTGGGCATTGGTG GCAAACCTCCCAAGCCCTATGGAGGGGCCCTGGGAGCCCTGGGATACCAAG CTGGGGCCTGCCTGGGGAAATCCTGTGGCCGGAAGAGAAAGTGA
- the ELN gene encoding elastin isoform X3, translating into MAGLRAATLRPGVLLLLLAIAHPSQPGGVPGAVPGGVPGGVFYPGAGLGGLGGGALGAGVKPPKTGAGLLGAFGPGAGGLAGAGLGAGLGAFPAGTFPGALVPGGAAGAAAAYKAAKAGAGLGGVGGLGGVGGVGGVGGLGVSTGAVVPGAGAGVGVGAGAKPGKVPGVGLPGVYPGGVLPGTGARFPGVGVLPGVPTGTGVKAKAPGGGGAFAGIPGVGPFGGQQPGVPLGYPIKAPKLPGGYGLPYSTGKLPFGYGPGGVAGAAGKAGYPTGTGVGTQAAAAAAKAAKFGAGGAGVLPGVGGGGIPGGPGAIPGIGGIAGVGTPAAAAKAAAKAAKYGAAGGVVPGGPGFGQVGVPGVGVPGVGVPGVGVPGVGVPGVGVPGVGVPGVGVPGVGVPGVGVPGAVSPAAAAKAAAKAAKYGARAGVGVGGIPTFGVGAGGFPGIGVGVGGVPGAALTPAAQAAAAAQAAAAAKAAKYGAGGAGALGGLVPGIGDGVAGVPGTGGVPGAGTPAAAAAKAAAKAAQFGLGPGVGVGPGVGPGVGPGVGPGIGIGPGGVAGAGTPAAAKAAAKAAAKAQYRAAAGLPAGVPGFGVGAGVPGFGVGAGVPGFGVGAGVPGFGAGAVPGTLAAAKAAKYGAGGAGALGGAGVPGGVAGVGPAASAAAAKAAAKAAQYGLGGAGALGAGGLGVGGAIPGVGGFGGVSPAAAAKAAKYGAAGLGGVLGATRPFQVGGVAARPGFGLSPIYPGGGAGGLGIGGKPPKPYGGALGALGYQAGACLGKSCGRKRK; encoded by the exons GTGCTGGTCTCGGAGGTCTGGGAGGAGGAG ctcTGGGGGCTGGAGTCAAACCGCCCAAGACTG gGGCTGGACTCCTGGGGGCGTTTGGGCCAG GTGCTGGTGGGCTTGCAGGCGCTGGCCTGGGGGCAG GGCTCGGGGCCTTTCCCGCAGGCACCTTCCCGGGGGCTCTGGTGCCCGGCGGAGCGGCGGGAGCTGCTGCGGCCTATAAGGCAGCCAAGGCTG GGGCTGGTCTGGGCGGTGTCGGCGGCCTTGGTGGTGTTGGTGGCGTGGGTGGTGTCGGCGGCTTAGGAGTGTCTACAG GTGCGGTGGTGCCTGGGGCTGGAGCCGGGGTCGGAGTCGGAGCCGGCGCGAAGCCCGGGAAAGTGCCTG GTGTGGGGCTGCCCGGCGTCTACCCAGGCGGAGTGCTCCCAGGCACAG GAGCTCGGTTCCCGGGTGTAGGGGTGCTCCCTGGGGTTCCCACTGGAACTGGAGTCAAGGCCAAGGCCCCAG GTGGAGGCGGAGCTTTTGCTGGAATCCCAG GAGTCGGACCCTTTGGAGGCCAGCAGCCTGGCGTCCCACTGGGGTACCCCATCAAGGCACCCAAGCTGCCAG GTGGCTATGGACTGCCCTACAGCACTGGGAAACTGCCCTTTG GCTACGGGCCTGGAGGTGTGGCTGGTGCTGCAGGCAAGGCTGGGTACCCGACGGGGACAG GAGTTGGCACCCAGGCTGCAGCGGCAGCAGCTAAAGCAGCAAAGTTCG GTGCCGGAGGAGCCGGGGTTCTCCCTGGTGTTGGAGGCGGCGGCATTCCCGGTGGGCCCGGTGCAATTCCTGGGATCGGAGGCATCGCAG GGGTGGGAACTCCAGCTGCTGCAGCCAAGGCCGCCGCGAAAGCAGCTAAGTACG GAGCTGCTGGAGGCGTGGTGCCTGGTGGGCCAGGCTTTGGCCAAGTAGGCGTCCCAGGAGTTGGAGTCCCAGGTGTTGGGGTCCCTGGTGTTGGAGTCCCTGGTGTTGGAGTCCCAGGTGTTGGAGTCCCAGGTGTTGGAGTCCCAGGTGTTGGAGTCCCAG GTGTTGGAGTCCCAGGTGTGGGTGTGCCAG GGGCTGTGTCACCAGCTGCAGCCGCCAAAGCAGCTGCCAAAGCAGCCAAATACG GGGCCAGAGCCGGAGTGGGAGTCGGAGGCATTCCCACTTTCGGGGTTGGTGCTGGGGGCTTTCCTGGTATAGGAGTTGGAGTCGGAGGGGTTCCTGGAGCCGCGCTTACCC cTGCAGCTCAAGCAGCAGCAGCTGCCCAGGCAGCCGCCGCGGCCAAGGCAGCCAAGTATG GTGCTGGAGGCGCTGGAGCCTTGGGAGGTCTGGTGCCGGGGATCGGAGACGGAGTGGCAGGTGTCCCAGGCACGGGAGGGGTGCCAG GAGCAGGGACCCCAGCCGCGGCAGCTGCCAAAGCTGCCGCCAAAGCCGCCCAGTTTG GGCTGGGCCCCGGGGTCGGCGTGGGTCCTGGTGTGGGTCCCGGCGTCGGTCCCGGCGTCGGTCCCGGCATTGGCATCGGCCCCGGCGGTGTTGCAG gagCAGGGACCCCCGCTGCAGCCAAAGCCGCTGCTAAGGCAGCCGCCAAAGCCCAGTACC GGGCTGCAGCCGGACTTCCTGCCGGTGTTCCTGGATTCGGAGTTGGTGCCGGCGTTCCCGGATTCGGAGTTGGTGCCGGTGTTCCTGGATTCGGAGTTGGTGCTGGTGTTCCTGGGTTTGGAGCTGGTGCAG tCCCTGGGACCCTGGCTGCAGCTAAAGCAGCCAAATATG GAGCTGGAGGGGCCGGGGCTCTCGGAGGAGCAGGTGTCCCAGGCGGTGTGGCAG GAGTCGGACCTGCAGCCTCAGCCGCTGCTGCCAAAGCTGCCGCCAAAGCCGCCCAGTATG GCCTCGGGGGAGCTGGAGCCCTGGGAGCCGGGGGGCTCGGAGTCGGAGGAGCCATCCCAGGGGTCGGGGGCTTTGGAG GTGTGTCCCCAGCCGCAGCTGCTAAAGcagccaaatatg GTGCCGCTGGCCTTGGAGGTGTCCTGGGAGCCACCAGGCCATTCCAAGTTGGAG GAGTCGCAGCAAGACCCGGCTTCGGACTGTCCCCTATTTACCCAG GTGGCGGAGCTGGGGGCCTGGGCATTGGTG GCAAACCTCCCAAGCCCTATGGAGGGGCCCTGGGAGCCCTGGGATACCAAG CTGGGGCCTGCCTGGGGAAATCCTGTGGCCGGAAGAGAAAGTGA
- the ELN gene encoding elastin isoform X4, with translation MAGLRAATLRPGVLLLLLAIAHPSQPGGVPGAVPGGVPGGVFYPGAGLGGLGGGALGAGVKPPKTGAGLLGAFGPGAGGLAGAGLGAGLGAFPAGTFPGALVPGGAAGAAAAYKAAKAGAGLGGVGGLGGVGGVGGVGGLGVSTGAVVPGAGAGVGVGAGAKPGKVPGVGLPGVYPGGVLPGTGARFPGVGVLPGVPTGTGVKAKAPGGGGAFAGIPGVGPFGGQQPGVPLGYPIKAPKLPGGYGLPYSTGKLPFGYGPGGVAGAAGKAGYPTGTGVGTQAAAAAAKAAKFGAGGAGVLPGVGGGGIPGGPGAIPGIGGIAGVGTPAAAAKAAAKAAKYGAAGGVVPGGPGFGQVGVPGVGVPGVGVPGVGVPGVGVPGVGVPGVGVPGVGVPGVGLPGVGVPGVGVPGVGVPGAVSPAAAAKAAAKAAKYGARAGVGVGGIPTFGVGAGGFPGIGVGVGGVPGAALTPAAQAAAAAQAAAAAKAAKYGAGGAGALGGLVPGIGDGVAGVPGTGGVPGAGTPAAAAAKAAAKAAQFGLGPGVGVGPGVGPGVGPGVGPGIGIGPGGVAGAGTPAAAKAAAKAAAKAQYRAAAGLPAGVPGFGVGAGVPGFGVGAGVPGFGVGAGVPGFGAGAGAGGAGALGGAGVPGGVAGVGPAASAAAAKAAAKAAQYGLGGAGALGAGGLGVGGAIPGVGGFGGVSPAAAAKAAKYGAAGLGGVLGATRPFQVGGVAARPGFGLSPIYPGGGAGGLGIGGKPPKPYGGALGALGYQAGACLGKSCGRKRK, from the exons GTGCTGGTCTCGGAGGTCTGGGAGGAGGAG ctcTGGGGGCTGGAGTCAAACCGCCCAAGACTG gGGCTGGACTCCTGGGGGCGTTTGGGCCAG GTGCTGGTGGGCTTGCAGGCGCTGGCCTGGGGGCAG GGCTCGGGGCCTTTCCCGCAGGCACCTTCCCGGGGGCTCTGGTGCCCGGCGGAGCGGCGGGAGCTGCTGCGGCCTATAAGGCAGCCAAGGCTG GGGCTGGTCTGGGCGGTGTCGGCGGCCTTGGTGGTGTTGGTGGCGTGGGTGGTGTCGGCGGCTTAGGAGTGTCTACAG GTGCGGTGGTGCCTGGGGCTGGAGCCGGGGTCGGAGTCGGAGCCGGCGCGAAGCCCGGGAAAGTGCCTG GTGTGGGGCTGCCCGGCGTCTACCCAGGCGGAGTGCTCCCAGGCACAG GAGCTCGGTTCCCGGGTGTAGGGGTGCTCCCTGGGGTTCCCACTGGAACTGGAGTCAAGGCCAAGGCCCCAG GTGGAGGCGGAGCTTTTGCTGGAATCCCAG GAGTCGGACCCTTTGGAGGCCAGCAGCCTGGCGTCCCACTGGGGTACCCCATCAAGGCACCCAAGCTGCCAG GTGGCTATGGACTGCCCTACAGCACTGGGAAACTGCCCTTTG GCTACGGGCCTGGAGGTGTGGCTGGTGCTGCAGGCAAGGCTGGGTACCCGACGGGGACAG GAGTTGGCACCCAGGCTGCAGCGGCAGCAGCTAAAGCAGCAAAGTTCG GTGCCGGAGGAGCCGGGGTTCTCCCTGGTGTTGGAGGCGGCGGCATTCCCGGTGGGCCCGGTGCAATTCCTGGGATCGGAGGCATCGCAG GGGTGGGAACTCCAGCTGCTGCAGCCAAGGCCGCCGCGAAAGCAGCTAAGTACG GAGCTGCTGGAGGCGTGGTGCCTGGTGGGCCAGGCTTTGGCCAAGTAGGCGTCCCAGGAGTTGGAGTCCCAGGTGTTGGGGTCCCTGGTGTTGGAGTCCCTGGTGTTGGAGTCCCAGGTGTTGGAGTCCCAGGTGTTGGAGTCCCAGGTGTTGGAGTCCCAGGTGTTGGGCTCCCTGGTGTTGGAGTCCCAGGTGTTGGAGTCCCAGGTGTGGGTGTGCCAG GGGCTGTGTCACCAGCTGCAGCCGCCAAAGCAGCTGCCAAAGCAGCCAAATACG GGGCCAGAGCCGGAGTGGGAGTCGGAGGCATTCCCACTTTCGGGGTTGGTGCTGGGGGCTTTCCTGGTATAGGAGTTGGAGTCGGAGGGGTTCCTGGAGCCGCGCTTACCC cTGCAGCTCAAGCAGCAGCAGCTGCCCAGGCAGCCGCCGCGGCCAAGGCAGCCAAGTATG GTGCTGGAGGCGCTGGAGCCTTGGGAGGTCTGGTGCCGGGGATCGGAGACGGAGTGGCAGGTGTCCCAGGCACGGGAGGGGTGCCAG GAGCAGGGACCCCAGCCGCGGCAGCTGCCAAAGCTGCCGCCAAAGCCGCCCAGTTTG GGCTGGGCCCCGGGGTCGGCGTGGGTCCTGGTGTGGGTCCCGGCGTCGGTCCCGGCGTCGGTCCCGGCATTGGCATCGGCCCCGGCGGTGTTGCAG gagCAGGGACCCCCGCTGCAGCCAAAGCCGCTGCTAAGGCAGCCGCCAAAGCCCAGTACC GGGCTGCAGCCGGACTTCCTGCCGGTGTTCCTGGATTCGGAGTTGGTGCCGGCGTTCCCGGATTCGGAGTTGGTGCCGGTGTTCCTGGATTCGGAGTTGGTGCTGGTGTTCCTGGGTTTGGAGCTGGTGCAG GAGCTGGAGGGGCCGGGGCTCTCGGAGGAGCAGGTGTCCCAGGCGGTGTGGCAG GAGTCGGACCTGCAGCCTCAGCCGCTGCTGCCAAAGCTGCCGCCAAAGCCGCCCAGTATG GCCTCGGGGGAGCTGGAGCCCTGGGAGCCGGGGGGCTCGGAGTCGGAGGAGCCATCCCAGGGGTCGGGGGCTTTGGAG GTGTGTCCCCAGCCGCAGCTGCTAAAGcagccaaatatg GTGCCGCTGGCCTTGGAGGTGTCCTGGGAGCCACCAGGCCATTCCAAGTTGGAG GAGTCGCAGCAAGACCCGGCTTCGGACTGTCCCCTATTTACCCAG GTGGCGGAGCTGGGGGCCTGGGCATTGGTG GCAAACCTCCCAAGCCCTATGGAGGGGCCCTGGGAGCCCTGGGATACCAAG CTGGGGCCTGCCTGGGGAAATCCTGTGGCCGGAAGAGAAAGTGA
- the ELN gene encoding elastin isoform X5, with protein MAGLRAATLRPGVLLLLLAIAHPSQPGGVPGAVPGGVPGGVFYPGAGLGGLGGGALGAGVKPPKTGAGLLGAFGPGAGGLAGAGLGAGLGAFPAGTFPGALVPGGAAGAAAAYKAAKAGAGLGGVGGLGGVGGVGGVGGLGVSTGAVVPGAGAGVGVGAGAKPGKVPGVGLPGVYPGGVLPGTGARFPGVGVLPGVPTGTGVKAKAPGGGGAFAGIPGVGPFGGQQPGVPLGYPIKAPKLPGYGPGGVAGAAGKAGYPTGTGVGTQAAAAAAKAAKFGAGGAGVLPGVGGGGIPGGPGAIPGIGGIAGVGTPAAAAKAAAKAAKYGAAGGVVPGGPGFGQVGVPGVGVPGVGVPGVGVPGVGVPGVGVPGVGVPGVGVPGVGLPGVGVPGVGVPGVGVPGAVSPAAAAKAAAKAAKYGARAGVGVGGIPTFGVGAGGFPGIGVGVGGVPGAALTPAAQAAAAAQAAAAAKAAKYGAGGAGALGGLVPGIGDGVAGVPGTGGVPGAGTPAAAAAKAAAKAAQFGLGPGVGVGPGVGPGVGPGVGPGIGIGPGGVAGAGTPAAAKAAAKAAAKAQYRAAAGLPAGVPGFGVGAGVPGFGVGAGVPGFGVGAGVPGFGAGAVPGTLAAAKAAKYGAGGAGALGGAGVPGGVAGVGPAASAAAAKAAAKAAQYGLGGAGALGAGGLGVGGAIPGVGGFGGVSPAAAAKAAKYGAAGLGGVLGATRPFQVGGVAARPGFGLSPIYPGGGAGGLGIGGKPPKPYGGALGALGYQAGACLGKSCGRKRK; from the exons GTGCTGGTCTCGGAGGTCTGGGAGGAGGAG ctcTGGGGGCTGGAGTCAAACCGCCCAAGACTG gGGCTGGACTCCTGGGGGCGTTTGGGCCAG GTGCTGGTGGGCTTGCAGGCGCTGGCCTGGGGGCAG GGCTCGGGGCCTTTCCCGCAGGCACCTTCCCGGGGGCTCTGGTGCCCGGCGGAGCGGCGGGAGCTGCTGCGGCCTATAAGGCAGCCAAGGCTG GGGCTGGTCTGGGCGGTGTCGGCGGCCTTGGTGGTGTTGGTGGCGTGGGTGGTGTCGGCGGCTTAGGAGTGTCTACAG GTGCGGTGGTGCCTGGGGCTGGAGCCGGGGTCGGAGTCGGAGCCGGCGCGAAGCCCGGGAAAGTGCCTG GTGTGGGGCTGCCCGGCGTCTACCCAGGCGGAGTGCTCCCAGGCACAG GAGCTCGGTTCCCGGGTGTAGGGGTGCTCCCTGGGGTTCCCACTGGAACTGGAGTCAAGGCCAAGGCCCCAG GTGGAGGCGGAGCTTTTGCTGGAATCCCAG GAGTCGGACCCTTTGGAGGCCAGCAGCCTGGCGTCCCACTGGGGTACCCCATCAAGGCACCCAAGCTGCCAG GCTACGGGCCTGGAGGTGTGGCTGGTGCTGCAGGCAAGGCTGGGTACCCGACGGGGACAG GAGTTGGCACCCAGGCTGCAGCGGCAGCAGCTAAAGCAGCAAAGTTCG GTGCCGGAGGAGCCGGGGTTCTCCCTGGTGTTGGAGGCGGCGGCATTCCCGGTGGGCCCGGTGCAATTCCTGGGATCGGAGGCATCGCAG GGGTGGGAACTCCAGCTGCTGCAGCCAAGGCCGCCGCGAAAGCAGCTAAGTACG GAGCTGCTGGAGGCGTGGTGCCTGGTGGGCCAGGCTTTGGCCAAGTAGGCGTCCCAGGAGTTGGAGTCCCAGGTGTTGGGGTCCCTGGTGTTGGAGTCCCTGGTGTTGGAGTCCCAGGTGTTGGAGTCCCAGGTGTTGGAGTCCCAGGTGTTGGAGTCCCAGGTGTTGGGCTCCCTGGTGTTGGAGTCCCAGGTGTTGGAGTCCCAGGTGTGGGTGTGCCAG GGGCTGTGTCACCAGCTGCAGCCGCCAAAGCAGCTGCCAAAGCAGCCAAATACG GGGCCAGAGCCGGAGTGGGAGTCGGAGGCATTCCCACTTTCGGGGTTGGTGCTGGGGGCTTTCCTGGTATAGGAGTTGGAGTCGGAGGGGTTCCTGGAGCCGCGCTTACCC cTGCAGCTCAAGCAGCAGCAGCTGCCCAGGCAGCCGCCGCGGCCAAGGCAGCCAAGTATG GTGCTGGAGGCGCTGGAGCCTTGGGAGGTCTGGTGCCGGGGATCGGAGACGGAGTGGCAGGTGTCCCAGGCACGGGAGGGGTGCCAG GAGCAGGGACCCCAGCCGCGGCAGCTGCCAAAGCTGCCGCCAAAGCCGCCCAGTTTG GGCTGGGCCCCGGGGTCGGCGTGGGTCCTGGTGTGGGTCCCGGCGTCGGTCCCGGCGTCGGTCCCGGCATTGGCATCGGCCCCGGCGGTGTTGCAG gagCAGGGACCCCCGCTGCAGCCAAAGCCGCTGCTAAGGCAGCCGCCAAAGCCCAGTACC GGGCTGCAGCCGGACTTCCTGCCGGTGTTCCTGGATTCGGAGTTGGTGCCGGCGTTCCCGGATTCGGAGTTGGTGCCGGTGTTCCTGGATTCGGAGTTGGTGCTGGTGTTCCTGGGTTTGGAGCTGGTGCAG tCCCTGGGACCCTGGCTGCAGCTAAAGCAGCCAAATATG GAGCTGGAGGGGCCGGGGCTCTCGGAGGAGCAGGTGTCCCAGGCGGTGTGGCAG GAGTCGGACCTGCAGCCTCAGCCGCTGCTGCCAAAGCTGCCGCCAAAGCCGCCCAGTATG GCCTCGGGGGAGCTGGAGCCCTGGGAGCCGGGGGGCTCGGAGTCGGAGGAGCCATCCCAGGGGTCGGGGGCTTTGGAG GTGTGTCCCCAGCCGCAGCTGCTAAAGcagccaaatatg GTGCCGCTGGCCTTGGAGGTGTCCTGGGAGCCACCAGGCCATTCCAAGTTGGAG GAGTCGCAGCAAGACCCGGCTTCGGACTGTCCCCTATTTACCCAG GTGGCGGAGCTGGGGGCCTGGGCATTGGTG GCAAACCTCCCAAGCCCTATGGAGGGGCCCTGGGAGCCCTGGGATACCAAG CTGGGGCCTGCCTGGGGAAATCCTGTGGCCGGAAGAGAAAGTGA